Proteins encoded in a region of the Triplophysa dalaica isolate WHDGS20190420 chromosome 10, ASM1584641v1, whole genome shotgun sequence genome:
- the LOC130429512 gene encoding natural killer cell receptor 2B4-like isoform X1: MSLLQVKHMIQVGAGGPVQCVLKAVVNPSVFGDEVKSVSVMEGESVTLHTDIQREDGIKWYYGPENTVVAMINGVASSTNISNDERFIDRVMMDNQTGDLIITHITSQNSGLYKLRISRNKKVSYKNFNLTVYSHLPVPVISRVSSSERSNCSVLCSVMNVSHDVSVSWYKGKSLLSSISVSDLNIRLSLPLEVEYQDTNTYRCVVNNPITNLTQHLHITQLCHMSSDSPPVWVIIISVVFALLICVIFIIIIIILKRKHHKGLIKTSDGEVPQTDEESSIDSSSTSEGEAVMFLNRPAASINMFCAKYTKKKQEIHMQETTD, encoded by the exons ATGAGTTTACTGCAAGTTAAACATATGATTCAGGTTGGTGCCGGTGGTCCAGTGCAGTGTGTGCTGAAAGCAGTAGTGAACCCAA gtgtgtttggtgatgaagtgaagtcagtgtcagtgatggagggagaatctgttactctacacactgacATACAGAGAGAAGATGGGATAAAGTGGTATTATGGACCTGAAAACACAGTTGTAGCAATGATCAATGGAGTGGCCAGTAGCACCAATATTTCTAATGATGAGAGATTCATAGACAGAGTGATGATGGacaatcagactggagatctcatcatcacacacatcacatctcaaaactctggactttataaactgaGGATCAGCAGAAACAAGAAAGTCTCATACAAGAACTTTAATCTCACTGTCTATT cTCATcttcctgttcctgtcatctcaAGAGTCTCTTCATCAGAACGCTCAAACTGtagtgtgttgtgttcagtgatgaatgtgtcacatgatgtgagtgtctcctggtacaaaggaaagagtttattgtccagcatcagtgtgtctgatctcaacatcagactctctctacctctggaggtggaatatcaggatacaaacacatacagatgtgtggtcaacaatcccatcacaaacctcacacaacatctacacatcactcaactctgtcacatgTCTTCAG ATTCTCCTCCCGTGTGGGTCATTATAATATCAGTTGTGTTTGCTCTTCTGATCTGTgtgatcttcatcatcatcatcatcatactCAAAAGAAAGCATCACAAAG GTCTCATAAAAACATCAGATGGTGAAGTTCCTCAGACAGATGAAGAGAGCAGTATAGACTCCAGCAGCACCTCTGAGGGAGAAGCCGTGATGTTTCTGAATAGACCAGCAGCttcaataaacatgttttgtgcaAAGTATACAAAGAAAAAGCAGGAAATCCACATGCAGGAGACGACAGActaa
- the LOC130429512 gene encoding natural killer cell receptor 2B4-like isoform X2: MNIFIFFGCLIFVVNGVFGDEVKSVSVMEGESVTLHTDIQREDGIKWYYGPENTVVAMINGVASSTNISNDERFIDRVMMDNQTGDLIITHITSQNSGLYKLRISRNKKVSYKNFNLTVYSHLPVPVISRVSSSERSNCSVLCSVMNVSHDVSVSWYKGKSLLSSISVSDLNIRLSLPLEVEYQDTNTYRCVVNNPITNLTQHLHITQLCHMSSDSPPVWVIIISVVFALLICVIFIIIIIILKRKHHKGLIKTSDGEVPQTDEESSIDSSSTSEGEAVMFLNRPAASINMFCAKYTKKKQEIHMQETTD; encoded by the exons ATGAATATCTTCATTTTCTTTGGTTGTCTCATCTTTGTTGTAAATG gtgtgtttggtgatgaagtgaagtcagtgtcagtgatggagggagaatctgttactctacacactgacATACAGAGAGAAGATGGGATAAAGTGGTATTATGGACCTGAAAACACAGTTGTAGCAATGATCAATGGAGTGGCCAGTAGCACCAATATTTCTAATGATGAGAGATTCATAGACAGAGTGATGATGGacaatcagactggagatctcatcatcacacacatcacatctcaaaactctggactttataaactgaGGATCAGCAGAAACAAGAAAGTCTCATACAAGAACTTTAATCTCACTGTCTATT cTCATcttcctgttcctgtcatctcaAGAGTCTCTTCATCAGAACGCTCAAACTGtagtgtgttgtgttcagtgatgaatgtgtcacatgatgtgagtgtctcctggtacaaaggaaagagtttattgtccagcatcagtgtgtctgatctcaacatcagactctctctacctctggaggtggaatatcaggatacaaacacatacagatgtgtggtcaacaatcccatcacaaacctcacacaacatctacacatcactcaactctgtcacatgTCTTCAG ATTCTCCTCCCGTGTGGGTCATTATAATATCAGTTGTGTTTGCTCTTCTGATCTGTgtgatcttcatcatcatcatcatcatactCAAAAGAAAGCATCACAAAG GTCTCATAAAAACATCAGATGGTGAAGTTCCTCAGACAGATGAAGAGAGCAGTATAGACTCCAGCAGCACCTCTGAGGGAGAAGCCGTGATGTTTCTGAATAGACCAGCAGCttcaataaacatgttttgtgcaAAGTATACAAAGAAAAAGCAGGAAATCCACATGCAGGAGACGACAGActaa